One Mycobacterium paraseoulense genomic window, CCAGGGCGGTGATGTGCAGCGCCTTGTCCGGCCGCGGGCCCACGGCCACCAGGCCGTGGTTGGCGATCAGCGCGGCGCCCCGGCCGTCGAGCGCCCTGACGGCGTTGGCGCCGACGTCGGGCGTGCCGGACGCGGCGTACTCGGTGCACCGCACGTCCCCGCCGCAGTACACCGCGAACTCGTCGATGCAGGCCGGAATCGATTGGTGCGCAATGGCGAACATCGTCGCCCACACCGGATGGCTGTGGATGACGCTGCCGATGTCGTCGAACGCGCGGTAGCAGGCCAGGTGCAGCTGCAGCTCCGACGACGGCGAGCGGCCGTCGGCGGCGCGCAGCACGGCGCCGTCCGGGTCGATCAGGACGAGGTCGTCGAGCTGCATGTCGCGGTAGTCGACCGACGACGGCGTGATGACGATGTTGCCGTCGGGGCGCCGCGCGGAGATGTTGCCGGCGGTTCCCTCGACCAGGCCCCTCCGCAACATGTCCTTGGCCGCGTCCAGCACCGCGTTCTCCGGGTTGTCCACAAATTTCATGACGCCAGCACCTCCGGGTTGACGATGTGGGCGGGCGTTTGGCCGGACAGCAGCGCCTCGAGGTCGTCGGCCACCATTTGCGCCTGCCGAGCCTCAGTGTTCCATGTGGCGCCGCCGATGTGCGGCGTCAGCACGACATTGGGCATGCCGACCAGCGGGTGGTCGGTGGGCAGCCATTCGCCGGCGAAGTGGTCCAGGCCGGCGGCCGCCACCTTGCCGCCGCGCAGCGCGTCGACGAGCGCGTCGGTGTCGTGCAGCTGGGCGCGCGCGGTGTTGAGGAAGACCACGCCGTCGCGCATGGCGGCGAACTGCGGTGTCGCGATCATGCCGACCGTGTCGTCGGTGACGGGTGCGTGCACCGAGACGACGTCCGCCTCGGCCAGCAGCTCGTCGAGTTCGTGCCGCGCCTCGTCGTTATACGGGTCGTGGGCGATGACCCGCATGCCCAGCCCGGCCAGCCGCCACCGGGTGGCGCGGCCGACGGCGCCGAGGCCGACCAA contains:
- a CDS encoding NAD(P)-dependent oxidoreductase, which encodes MTSRPRALVTAPLRGPGFAKLRELADVVYDPWIEQTPLRIYSAEQLADRIATETADVLVVEGDSVAGPVLEQRLRAIASTRGDPNNVDIAAATAAGVPVLNTPGRNADAVAEMTVALLLAATRQLLPADADVRSGNIFRDGSIPYQRFRAWEIAGRTAGLVGLGAVGRATRWRLAGLGMRVIAHDPYNDEARHELDELLAEADVVSVHAPVTDDTVGMIATPQFAAMRDGVVFLNTARAQLHDTDALVDALRGGKVAAAGLDHFAGEWLPTDHPLVGMPNVVLTPHIGGATWNTEARQAQMVADDLEALLSGQTPAHIVNPEVLAS
- a CDS encoding L-fuculose-phosphate aldolase, which produces MKFVDNPENAVLDAAKDMLRRGLVEGTAGNISARRPDGNIVITPSSVDYRDMQLDDLVLIDPDGAVLRAADGRSPSSELQLHLACYRAFDDIGSVIHSHPVWATMFAIAHQSIPACIDEFAVYCGGDVRCTEYAASGTPDVGANAVRALDGRGAALIANHGLVAVGPRPDKALHITALVERTAQIVWGARALGGPVPIPEDVNRNFAGVYGYLRANA